The Synechocystis sp. PCC 7509 genome includes a window with the following:
- the secY gene encoding preprotein translocase subunit SecY, whose protein sequence is MISRDKAPTAQETFMQMAQTAGLRGRLFVTIGILILARLGVFLPIPGINREQFTQAVQNNNAIIGFLDIFSGGGLSTLGIFALGILPYINASIIIQLLTAAIPALENLQKNEGEAGRRKISQITRYVSFGWAVLQSIFIAAIWVRPFAIVPGPAFVVQTAIALIAGSMFIMWASELITERGVGNGASLLIFVNIVAALPKSLGDTVTFAQTGGRAAVGRVVVLLLVFLVTIVGIVFVQEASRKIPILSARRQVGRKVQEERRSYLPLQLIQGGVMPIIFASSILILPAFLANATGNATISNIATNYLSPGGSAPWAYALVYLVSIVFFSYFYASLIVNPVDLSQNLKKMGASIPGIRPGKATSEYVEGVLNRLTLLGALFLGTVAIIPTAVESAVGVPTFRGLGATSLLILVGVAIDTARQVRTYVISQRYEGMVKQ, encoded by the coding sequence ATGATTAGTCGAGATAAAGCCCCAACTGCTCAAGAAACTTTTATGCAGATGGCACAAACCGCCGGACTTAGAGGACGGCTGTTTGTCACCATTGGGATCTTAATATTGGCGCGTCTTGGTGTGTTTTTACCCATCCCAGGTATTAACCGCGAACAGTTTACCCAAGCCGTACAAAATAATAACGCGATTATTGGCTTTTTAGACATCTTTTCCGGTGGTGGACTTTCTACCTTGGGCATCTTTGCTTTAGGCATTTTGCCCTACATTAACGCCTCGATTATTATTCAATTGTTAACGGCAGCAATTCCCGCTTTAGAAAACTTACAAAAAAATGAAGGGGAAGCAGGACGACGGAAAATCTCGCAAATTACCCGCTATGTTTCTTTTGGTTGGGCAGTTTTGCAGAGTATTTTTATTGCTGCTATTTGGGTGCGACCTTTTGCGATTGTACCAGGCCCAGCTTTTGTAGTTCAAACTGCGATCGCACTTATAGCGGGTTCCATGTTCATTATGTGGGCATCAGAACTAATTACTGAGCGCGGGGTTGGAAATGGCGCATCTTTGCTGATTTTCGTCAACATTGTCGCGGCTTTACCCAAGTCTTTAGGCGATACAGTTACTTTTGCTCAAACGGGTGGTAGAGCGGCCGTAGGTCGGGTTGTTGTCCTCCTATTGGTGTTTCTCGTAACCATTGTGGGCATTGTTTTTGTGCAAGAAGCCAGCCGCAAAATTCCGATTCTTTCTGCTCGTCGTCAAGTTGGGCGAAAAGTTCAAGAAGAACGGCGCAGTTACTTACCTTTGCAGTTAATTCAGGGGGGAGTAATGCCGATTATTTTTGCTTCTAGTATCCTGATTTTGCCAGCGTTTTTAGCTAACGCAACTGGAAACGCAACTATAAGCAATATTGCTACCAACTATCTTAGCCCCGGCGGTTCTGCTCCTTGGGCTTACGCGCTAGTTTATCTAGTTTCCATTGTTTTCTTTAGTTATTTCTATGCGTCGTTAATTGTTAACCCCGTTGATTTGTCGCAAAACTTGAAGAAAATGGGCGCTAGTATTCCAGGGATTCGTCCTGGAAAAGCAACCAGCGAATATGTTGAGGGGGTTTTAAATCGCTTAACTTTACTTGGTGCGTTGTTTTTAGGAACTGTTGCAATTATTCCGACGGCGGTAGAAAGCGCGGTAGGCGTACCAACTTTTAGAGGACTAGGAGCAACATCTTTGCTAATTCTTGTCGGTGTGGCGATTGATACCGCAAGACAAGTTCGCACTTATGTCATCTCTCAGCGCTACGAAGGAATGGTAAAACAATAG
- the rplO gene encoding 50S ribosomal protein L15, producing the protein MRLNDAKPQKGSRKRSSRLGRGIAAGQGASAGKGMRGQKARSGSSTRPGFEGGQQPLYRRVPKLKGFPLVNRKVYTIINVSKLADLAANTEVNVASLKAAGILTAFKGSLKILGDGELTVPLTVQAAAFTASAKSKIEAAGGSCQIV; encoded by the coding sequence ATGCGATTAAATGATGCCAAGCCCCAAAAAGGCTCAAGAAAACGCTCTAGCCGCTTAGGGCGAGGAATTGCCGCCGGACAGGGAGCTAGTGCGGGTAAGGGGATGCGCGGACAAAAAGCTCGTTCTGGTAGCAGTACCAGACCCGGCTTTGAAGGTGGACAGCAGCCTTTGTACCGTCGCGTTCCTAAGTTGAAGGGCTTTCCCCTCGTCAACCGGAAAGTTTACACTATTATTAATGTCTCCAAACTCGCCGATTTAGCTGCCAATACCGAAGTAAATGTTGCTTCTTTAAAAGCTGCCGGAATTTTAACGGCATTTAAAGGCTCGTTAAAAATCTTGGGAGATGGCGAACTAACTGTACCGCTTACAGTTCAAGCTGCTGCTTTTACAGCATCGGCTAAAAGCAAAATTGAAGCGGCTGGGGGCAGTTGTCAAATAGTATAG
- the rpsE gene encoding 30S ribosomal protein S5: MATERRKTNKRTKEKEVTFQERVIQIRRVSKVVKGGKKLSFRAIVAIGNERGQVGIGVGKAGDVIGAVKKGVADGKKHLIDVPITKSNSIPHPTNGVGGGAKVMMRPAAPGTGVIAGGAVRTVLELAGVRNILAKQLGSNNPLNNARAAVNALSTLRTMSEVAQERGVPIENLYTT; encoded by the coding sequence ATGGCAACCGAACGGCGCAAAACTAATAAGCGCACGAAAGAGAAAGAAGTTACTTTTCAAGAGCGCGTGATTCAAATTCGCCGCGTCAGCAAAGTAGTTAAAGGTGGTAAAAAACTCAGTTTCCGTGCCATTGTAGCGATCGGCAACGAACGCGGTCAAGTTGGTATCGGGGTGGGTAAAGCTGGAGATGTCATCGGCGCTGTTAAAAAAGGCGTAGCTGATGGCAAAAAGCACTTAATCGACGTGCCAATTACTAAAAGTAACTCAATTCCCCATCCTACAAACGGTGTAGGGGGCGGTGCTAAAGTTATGATGCGTCCGGCGGCTCCCGGAACTGGAGTAATTGCGGGGGGTGCAGTACGCACGGTATTAGAACTCGCTGGAGTTCGCAATATTTTAGCAAAACAACTCGGCTCAAATAATCCGCTTAATAATGCACGGGCGGCAGTTAATGCGCTTTCCACTCTCCGCACTATGTCTGAAGTAGCTCAAGAGCGCGGCGTACCCATTGAAAATCTTTACACTACTTAA
- the rplR gene encoding 50S ribosomal protein L18 has translation MKLTRHQSKIRRHRRVRGKVFGSQARPRLAVFRSNQHIYAQVIDDTQHLTMAAASTVEAAIKVMELGATCAASTEVGKLIATRALEKGISKVVFDRGGNLYHGRIKALAEAAREAGLDF, from the coding sequence ATGAAACTCACTCGCCATCAATCAAAAATCCGCCGACACCGCCGCGTTCGTGGCAAAGTTTTCGGCAGCCAAGCTCGCCCGCGTTTGGCAGTTTTTCGCTCCAATCAACATATTTATGCTCAAGTCATAGATGATACTCAGCATCTAACTATGGCGGCGGCTTCTACGGTAGAAGCTGCAATAAAAGTAATGGAATTAGGCGCTACTTGTGCTGCCTCTACCGAAGTCGGTAAACTCATCGCTACACGAGCCTTAGAAAAAGGCATATCCAAAGTTGTATTTGACCGGGGCGGAAACCTCTATCACGGTCGGATTAAAGCCCTTGCTGAAGCCGCACGGGAAGCTGGGTTAGATTTTTAA
- the rplF gene encoding 50S ribosomal protein L6, with amino-acid sequence MSRIGKLPITVPNKVTVTIDGSHVAVKGPKGELSRVLSNTVTIEQEGDTLLVKRRDESRPARQMHGLSRTLVANMVEGVSQGFQRRLEIQGVGYRAQVQGRTLTLNVGYSHPVIIEPPDGVTIAVETNTNVIVSGFNKEEVGNTAAKIRAVRPPEPYKGKGIRYAGEAVRRKAGKTGKK; translated from the coding sequence ATGTCTAGAATTGGTAAGCTTCCCATTACTGTACCGAATAAAGTTACTGTCACGATTGATGGGTCGCACGTTGCTGTTAAAGGGCCAAAAGGCGAACTATCGCGGGTTCTTTCTAATACAGTAACAATAGAACAAGAAGGCGATACCCTGCTGGTGAAGCGGCGCGATGAATCCCGCCCCGCTCGGCAAATGCACGGCTTATCCCGTACCTTAGTTGCCAACATGGTTGAAGGAGTATCTCAAGGATTTCAGCGCCGTTTGGAAATTCAAGGGGTAGGCTATCGCGCTCAAGTTCAAGGACGTACCCTAACTTTAAACGTAGGCTACAGCCATCCCGTAATTATTGAACCTCCCGACGGCGTAACCATTGCTGTCGAAACAAACACCAACGTTATCGTTAGTGGATTTAACAAAGAAGAAGTAGGCAATACCGCCGCCAAAATTCGCGCCGTTCGTCCTCCCGAACCTTACAAAGGTAAAGGTATTCGCTACGCCGGAGAAGCGGTTAGACGTAAAGCTGGTAAGACAGGTAAGAAGTAA
- the rpsH gene encoding 30S ribosomal protein S8 translates to MAANDTIADMLTRIRNANMARHQVTHVPATKVTRNIAKVLQSEGFIAEVGEEGEGIKCNLTIALKYKGKNRQPLINALKRISKPGLRVYANHKELPRVLGGIGIAIISTSSGIMTDREARRQGLGGEILCYVW, encoded by the coding sequence ATGGCGGCTAACGACACAATTGCAGATATGCTGACGCGCATCCGCAACGCCAATATGGCACGGCATCAGGTGACGCACGTACCAGCAACAAAAGTAACTCGTAATATTGCTAAAGTGCTGCAAAGCGAAGGCTTTATTGCCGAAGTTGGCGAAGAAGGAGAAGGAATCAAATGCAACTTGACGATCGCCTTAAAATACAAAGGTAAAAACCGTCAACCCTTAATTAATGCCTTAAAGCGGATTAGCAAACCTGGTTTGCGCGTTTACGCCAACCACAAAGAGCTACCGCGTGTATTAGGTGGAATTGGCATTGCAATTATCTCCACTTCTAGCGGCATCATGACCGACCGCGAAGCCCGCCGTCAAGGACTAGGGGGCGAAATTCTGTGCTACGTCTGGTAG
- the rplE gene encoding 50S ribosomal protein L5: MATRLKSLYQQTIVPKLVEQFHYENVQEVPKVIKVTINRGLGEAAQNAKSLEASLKEVAVITGQKPVVTRAKKAIAGFKIRQGMPVGLMVTLRGDRMYDFLDRLIGLSLPRIRDFRGISPKSFDGRGNYTLGVREQIIFPEVEYDSIDQVRGLDISIITTAKTDEEGRALLKEIGMPFRNDQ, from the coding sequence ATGGCAACTCGACTTAAAAGCTTATATCAGCAAACAATTGTTCCTAAATTAGTTGAACAATTCCACTACGAGAACGTTCAAGAAGTTCCCAAGGTGATTAAAGTCACGATTAACCGGGGATTGGGAGAAGCAGCGCAAAACGCTAAATCTTTAGAAGCTTCTTTAAAGGAAGTCGCTGTAATTACTGGACAAAAACCTGTAGTTACTCGCGCTAAAAAAGCGATCGCGGGTTTTAAAATTCGTCAAGGAATGCCCGTCGGCTTGATGGTGACATTGCGTGGCGATCGGATGTATGACTTTTTAGACCGTCTAATCGGTTTATCTTTACCCCGAATCCGCGACTTTCGCGGCATTAGCCCCAAAAGCTTTGACGGACGCGGTAACTATACCTTGGGCGTAAGAGAACAAATAATATTTCCTGAAGTGGAATATGACAGCATCGATCAAGTTCGTGGCTTAGATATTTCCATTATCACCACAGCCAAAACAGACGAAGAAGGTCGGGCTTTGCTTAAAGAAATTGGAATGCCTTTTCGAAACGATCAATAA
- the rplX gene encoding 50S ribosomal protein L24 produces MATTKQSNKLPQRHKMHVKTGDTVQVIAGKDRGKVGEIVEVFSKTSKVTVKGVNIKTKHVKPQQEGESGRIVTSEFPIHSSNVMLYSTKQNVASRVCYTFNEQGRKLRMLKKTGEILDK; encoded by the coding sequence ATGGCAACAACCAAGCAATCAAACAAGCTGCCCCAACGGCACAAAATGCATGTCAAAACTGGCGATACTGTGCAAGTTATCGCTGGTAAAGATCGCGGCAAAGTTGGCGAAATTGTCGAAGTTTTTTCCAAAACTAGCAAAGTCACAGTTAAGGGCGTGAATATTAAAACAAAACACGTCAAACCTCAGCAAGAAGGAGAATCGGGGAGAATTGTTACTTCCGAATTTCCCATTCATAGCTCAAATGTGATGTTGTATTCGACCAAGCAAAATGTAGCTAGTCGGGTTTGTTACACCTTTAACGAACAAGGGCGCAAACTACGGATGCTGAAAAAAACTGGGGAAATCCTGGATAAATAG
- the rplN gene encoding 50S ribosomal protein L14, producing the protein MIQPQTYLTVADNSGARKLMCIRVLGGGGGNRRYGNVGDVIIAVVKDASPNMAVKKSDVVRAVIVRTRKGMNRDSGMCIRFDDNAAVIINADGNPRGTRVFGPVARELRDKNFTKIVSLAPEVL; encoded by the coding sequence GTGATTCAACCCCAAACTTATCTTACCGTCGCCGATAATAGCGGCGCGAGAAAATTGATGTGTATCCGCGTCTTAGGTGGCGGTGGTGGCAATCGTCGCTACGGCAACGTTGGCGATGTAATTATCGCTGTGGTTAAAGACGCTAGTCCCAACATGGCGGTCAAAAAGTCCGATGTTGTCCGCGCTGTAATCGTGCGTACTCGTAAAGGCATGAACCGTGATAGCGGTATGTGCATTCGTTTTGACGATAACGCCGCCGTAATTATCAATGCTGATGGCAATCCTAGAGGCACTCGCGTCTTTGGTCCAGTGGCGCGGGAACTAAGAGATAAAAACTTTACTAAAATTGTTTCTCTGGCTCCAGAGGTACTGTAA
- the rpsQ gene encoding 30S ribosomal protein S17: protein MAVKERVGLVVSDKMQKTVVVAIENRSPHPKYGKIVVRTQRYKVHDEENKCVVGDRVRIQETRPLSKTKRWVVIDILNRTVATTEATEEAQP, encoded by the coding sequence ATGGCAGTCAAAGAAAGAGTTGGCTTAGTGGTGAGCGATAAAATGCAAAAAACGGTGGTAGTAGCCATCGAAAACCGCTCTCCTCATCCTAAGTACGGCAAAATTGTAGTCCGCACTCAGCGCTACAAAGTTCACGACGAAGAAAATAAATGTGTAGTGGGCGATCGCGTCCGCATTCAAGAAACCAGACCTTTGAGCAAAACTAAGCGCTGGGTAGTAATTGATATCCTCAACCGGACGGTAGCTACTACTGAAGCTACAGAGGAGGCGCAACCGTGA
- the rpmC gene encoding 50S ribosomal protein L29, which produces MALPKISEARSLNDEELNEQINAVKKQLFQLRLQKATRQLEKPHMFRHAKHRLAQLLSVEHERKLAAIAVPE; this is translated from the coding sequence ATGGCACTTCCAAAAATTTCTGAAGCTCGAAGCTTAAACGACGAAGAACTAAACGAGCAAATTAACGCCGTCAAAAAGCAGTTATTTCAGTTGCGGTTGCAAAAAGCTACCAGACAGCTAGAAAAGCCTCATATGTTCCGCCACGCCAAACATCGGTTAGCGCAGTTACTAAGTGTAGAACACGAACGCAAACTCGCAGCCATCGCAGTACCAGAGTAA
- the rplP gene encoding 50S ribosomal protein L16, whose product MLSPRRTKFRKQQRGRMRGLATKGSTLNFGDYGLQAQEPSWITSRQIEASRRAMNRYLRRGGKIWIRIFPDKPVTMRPAETRMGSGKGSPEFWVAVVKPGRILFEITGVPEATAREAMRLASHKLPIHTKFIMREQLEEV is encoded by the coding sequence ATGTTAAGTCCAAGAAGAACAAAATTCCGCAAACAACAGCGCGGACGAATGAGAGGACTAGCTACTAAAGGTAGCACCCTAAACTTTGGCGATTATGGCTTGCAAGCTCAAGAACCCTCTTGGATTACATCAAGGCAAATCGAAGCTAGTCGTCGAGCTATGAACCGTTACTTGCGTCGCGGTGGCAAAATCTGGATTCGGATTTTCCCCGATAAGCCTGTAACTATGCGCCCTGCCGAAACTCGGATGGGTTCTGGTAAAGGTTCGCCCGAATTTTGGGTAGCTGTAGTTAAGCCAGGACGAATTTTATTTGAAATTACTGGTGTTCCCGAAGCTACAGCCCGTGAAGCTATGCGCCTTGCGTCTCATAAGCTGCCCATTCATACCAAGTTTATTATGCGCGAACAATTGGAGGAAGTATAA
- the rpsC gene encoding 30S ribosomal protein S3: MGQKINPVGFRLGITQEHRSQWFADPQRYPSLLQEDYKLRQYIEKKLGRLAANNAGIAEVKISRKADQIELEVSTARPGVVVGRGGTGIEALRNGLNELLGGNRQIRINVVEVPQVDANAYLIAEYIAGQLERRVSFRRVVRQSIQRAQRAGIQGIRIQVGGRLNGAEIARTEWTREGRVPLHTLRADIDYAYCTAKTIYGILGVKVWVFKGEIIPGQEQQPTPDDNNQPRRRQGRRRQQFEDRSNEGN; this comes from the coding sequence GTGGGACAAAAGATAAATCCAGTCGGTTTCCGCTTGGGTATCACGCAGGAGCATCGCTCGCAATGGTTTGCCGATCCTCAGCGCTATCCGAGTTTGCTTCAAGAAGACTATAAGTTGCGGCAGTATATAGAAAAAAAACTCGGTCGTCTGGCAGCGAATAACGCCGGAATTGCTGAAGTAAAAATTTCTCGTAAAGCCGACCAAATCGAGCTAGAAGTTAGTACGGCTCGTCCCGGTGTAGTCGTAGGTCGTGGCGGTACGGGCATCGAAGCCCTACGTAACGGACTTAACGAACTATTAGGCGGCAATCGGCAAATTCGCATCAACGTGGTAGAAGTGCCTCAAGTTGACGCTAATGCTTATTTAATCGCCGAGTACATCGCCGGACAACTAGAGCGCCGGGTTTCCTTCCGTCGTGTAGTTCGCCAATCGATCCAACGCGCTCAAAGAGCCGGGATTCAAGGGATCAGAATTCAAGTCGGCGGTCGTCTCAACGGTGCAGAAATTGCCCGGACAGAATGGACTCGTGAAGGCAGAGTACCCCTGCATACTTTACGTGCTGATATTGATTACGCCTACTGCACCGCTAAAACTATTTACGGGATCTTGGGTGTAAAAGTGTGGGTCTTTAAGGGTGAAATTATCCCCGGACAAGAACAGCAACCTACTCCTGACGACAATAATCAACCGCGCCGTCGCCAAGGTCGCCGTCGCCAACAGTTTGAAGACCGCTCCAACGAAGGAAATTAA
- the rplV gene encoding 50S ribosomal protein L22, which produces MATDQKEIKAIARYIRMSPFKVRRVLDQIRGRSYREALIILEFMPYRACDPVLKVLRSAVANAEHNEGLDPAELKISQAFADQGPVLKRFQPRAQGRAYQIRKPTCHITVAVAIGAPTK; this is translated from the coding sequence ATGGCTACAGATCAAAAAGAAATCAAAGCGATCGCTCGTTACATTCGGATGTCCCCTTTTAAGGTGCGCCGAGTTCTCGACCAAATTCGCGGGCGATCGTACAGGGAAGCATTAATAATTCTGGAATTTATGCCTTATCGTGCCTGCGATCCCGTCCTCAAAGTCTTGCGGAGCGCCGTCGCCAACGCCGAGCATAACGAAGGACTCGATCCCGCCGAACTAAAAATCTCTCAAGCCTTTGCTGACCAAGGGCCTGTACTCAAACGCTTTCAACCAAGAGCGCAAGGTCGGGCTTACCAAATTCGCAAACCAACGTGCCACATTACTGTAGCCGTTGCGATCGGCGCACCAACCAAGTAA
- the rpsS gene encoding 30S ribosomal protein S19 — MGRSLKKGPFVADSLLTKVEKLNAKGEKQVIKTWSRASTILPQMVGHTIAVHNGRQHIPVFLSEQMVGHKLGEFAPTRTFRGHSKSDKKAGR, encoded by the coding sequence ATGGGTCGATCGCTAAAAAAAGGGCCTTTTGTAGCCGATAGCTTACTTACCAAAGTTGAAAAGCTAAATGCCAAAGGTGAAAAACAAGTAATCAAAACTTGGTCGCGGGCTTCGACAATTTTGCCGCAAATGGTCGGTCATACGATCGCAGTCCACAACGGTAGACAGCACATACCAGTTTTCTTAAGCGAACAAATGGTTGGACACAAATTAGGCGAATTTGCCCCAACTCGGACGTTTCGCGGTCACTCCAAAAGTGACAAAAAAGCCGGGAGATAA
- the rplB gene encoding 50S ribosomal protein L2 — protein MGTRSYKPYTSSTRQCTVSDFGEITKSEPEKSLTYTVHRPKGRNNRGVITSRRRGGGHKQLYREIDFKRDKHNIPAKVAAIEYDPNRNARIALLFYRDGEKRYILHPAGLAVGTMIISGPDSPYEDGNALPLSKIPLGTSVHNVELTAGKGGQMVRSAGASAQVVAKEGDYVTLKLPSGEVRLVRRECYATLGQVGNSEMRNLSAGKAGRNRWKGRRPKVRGSVMNPVDHPHGGGEGRAPIGRPGPVTPWGKPTLGYKTRKKKKASSALIIRRRRKSSKRGRGGRES, from the coding sequence ATGGGTACTCGTTCTTATAAACCATACACTTCCAGCACTCGCCAATGCACTGTTTCCGACTTTGGGGAAATTACCAAAAGCGAACCGGAAAAAAGCTTAACTTATACCGTTCATCGTCCCAAAGGGCGAAACAATCGCGGTGTAATTACTAGCCGTCGTCGCGGTGGCGGACACAAGCAACTTTATCGTGAGATCGATTTTAAACGCGATAAACACAACATTCCCGCAAAAGTAGCAGCTATCGAGTACGATCCCAATCGCAACGCTCGAATTGCTTTGCTATTTTACCGAGATGGGGAAAAAAGATATATTCTTCACCCCGCAGGTTTAGCCGTCGGGACAATGATTATCTCCGGTCCCGATTCACCTTACGAAGACGGAAACGCCTTACCTTTATCTAAAATTCCTTTGGGTACAAGCGTCCACAACGTCGAACTAACCGCCGGAAAAGGTGGGCAAATGGTTCGTTCTGCGGGTGCAAGCGCTCAAGTAGTAGCAAAAGAGGGTGATTACGTTACTCTCAAGTTGCCCTCTGGGGAAGTTCGGTTAGTCCGCCGCGAATGCTACGCAACTTTAGGTCAAGTAGGTAACTCAGAAATGAGAAACCTGAGTGCGGGTAAAGCTGGACGCAATCGTTGGAAAGGTCGCCGCCCCAAAGTTAGAGGTAGCGTCATGAACCCCGTAGACCATCCCCACGGAGGTGGTGAAGGTAGAGCGCCTATTGGTAGACCAGGCCCTGTTACTCCTTGGGGTAAACCAACCTTGGGTTACAAGACTCGGAAGAAGAAGAAAGCTAGTAGCGCTCTAATTATCCGTCGTCGGCGCAAATCCTCGAAACGCGGTAGAGGCGGTAGAGAGTCTTAA
- a CDS encoding 50S ribosomal protein L23 — translation MTQFDERNLPDIVRRPIVTEKATLLMEQNKYTFAVTPNATKPAIKAAIESLFQVKITKVNTYMPPRKQKRVGKHTGYKPQYKKAIVTLAPGDEEKIRQALFPEV, via the coding sequence GTGACTCAGTTTGATGAGCGGAATCTACCGGATATCGTGCGTCGCCCAATTGTGACTGAAAAAGCTACCCTGCTGATGGAGCAAAACAAATACACTTTTGCCGTCACTCCTAACGCTACCAAGCCAGCAATTAAAGCCGCGATCGAAAGCTTGTTTCAAGTCAAAATTACTAAAGTAAATACCTATATGCCCCCCCGCAAACAAAAGCGAGTAGGCAAGCATACCGGGTACAAACCGCAATATAAAAAAGCGATCGTTACTTTAGCTCCTGGCGACGAAGAAAAAATTAGACAAGCGCTATTCCCGGAAGTGTAG
- the rplD gene encoding 50S ribosomal protein L4 codes for MVDCVVKNWQGEEVGQTTLELKVAKEKTASHVVHRALIRQLANARQGNACTKTRAEVRGGGRKPWRQKGTGRARAGSIRSPLWRGGGVIFGPKPRDFETKLNRKERRLALRTAFFSRTNDMVVVEEFGDQFSKPKTKELLSAIARWGVDSSAKILLIVTEPNQNIYLSARNVAGLKMYPAHQLNIYDVLNADKIITTAAALAKIQEVYSDSV; via the coding sequence ATGGTTGATTGTGTAGTAAAAAATTGGCAAGGAGAGGAAGTCGGGCAAACAACTTTAGAATTAAAAGTTGCTAAAGAGAAAACCGCTTCTCACGTTGTTCATCGTGCCTTAATCCGCCAACTAGCCAACGCTAGGCAAGGAAACGCTTGTACAAAAACCCGCGCTGAAGTTCGCGGTGGTGGTCGCAAACCTTGGCGACAAAAAGGAACAGGTCGCGCTAGAGCCGGATCGATTCGTTCTCCATTGTGGAGAGGTGGCGGTGTTATTTTTGGACCAAAACCAAGAGACTTTGAGACAAAACTAAACCGCAAAGAGCGCCGTTTAGCATTAAGAACCGCATTTTTTAGCCGCACTAACGACATGGTAGTGGTGGAAGAATTTGGCGATCAGTTTTCTAAACCAAAGACAAAAGAATTGCTCAGTGCGATCGCTCGTTGGGGAGTTGATAGCAGCGCCAAAATTTTGTTAATTGTTACCGAACCAAACCAAAACATTTATCTATCAGCCCGTAACGTTGCTGGCTTAAAAATGTATCCGGCTCACCAGTTGAATATTTACGACGTGCTAAACGCCGACAAAATTATCACTACCGCCGCCGCTTTAGCAAAAATCCAGGAGGTTTACAGTGACTCAGTTTGA
- the rplC gene encoding 50S ribosomal protein L3, producing the protein MSVGILGTKLGMTQIFDEIGRAIPVTIVQAGPCTVTQVKTTQTDGYSAIQVGFKEVKPKSLNKPELGHLSKSSAPPLRHLREYLADNSSEYTPGQQLTAEIFAAGQIVDVTGTSIGRGFAGYQKRHNFGRGPMSHGSKNHRAPGSIGAGTTPGRVYPGKKMAGRLGGKRVTIGKLTIVRVDPERNLLLIKGAIPGKPGALLSISPAKRLKRST; encoded by the coding sequence GTGTCTGTAGGAATCCTCGGCACCAAGCTGGGCATGACCCAAATCTTTGACGAAATAGGACGGGCTATCCCTGTAACTATCGTTCAAGCTGGGCCCTGCACTGTTACCCAAGTTAAGACAACTCAAACCGATGGCTACAGCGCCATCCAAGTTGGATTTAAAGAAGTAAAGCCAAAATCGTTAAACAAACCAGAATTGGGGCATCTGAGCAAGTCTTCAGCGCCGCCATTGCGTCATTTGCGCGAGTATCTTGCTGATAATTCCAGCGAATATACTCCTGGTCAGCAACTTACAGCAGAAATATTTGCCGCCGGGCAAATTGTTGATGTTACAGGGACAAGTATCGGTCGGGGTTTTGCTGGTTATCAAAAACGGCATAATTTTGGCAGAGGTCCAATGTCTCACGGTTCTAAAAACCACCGAGCGCCCGGATCTATCGGTGCGGGTACTACCCCAGGTCGCGTCTATCCTGGTAAAAAAATGGCGGGACGATTGGGCGGTAAGCGCGTCACTATTGGCAAGCTCACCATCGTTAGAGTAGATCCAGAACGCAACTTGTTATTAATCAAAGGGGCAATTCCTGGCAAACCTGGCGCACTACTAAGTATTTCGCCAGCTAAAAGGTTAAAACGCTCCACTTAA